The DNA segment CGGAGTTGAGCGCGTTGACCGTCATCTTCCGGTCGGTCGGCCCGGTGATCTCCACCCGGCGGTCCTGCAGCGCGGGCGGCGCGGGGGCCACCCGCCAGGACTCGTCGGCCCGGATCTCCGCCGTCCCGGGCAAAAAGTCCAGCGTGCCGGTGCGGGCGATCTCGGCGCGGCGCTCGGCCCTGCGGGCCAGGAGTTCGTTCCGGCGCGGGGTGAACCGGCGGTGCAGCTCCGCGAGGAAGTCCAGCGCCGGTCCGGTGAGGACCTCCTCCTGCCGGGGGAGCGGCTCGGCGTCGACGACGACCGGCGGGGACGCGGGTGCGGACATGAGCGGTCACTTCCTCCGTGGCGGGCTGGTCGGACTGGGCAGCGTAATTTCCTGATCGCCGAACCTCAATGGGCCCCGCCGGGGCGCAGCCTGCCGAGGTCGGCGCCGGTGTCGATGTCGTACGGGTCGGCCACGTCCCCGCATTCCACGAGGCGGATCTCGGCGGAGTGCTGTTTCAGGTAGGCGCGGGCCCCCTGATCACCCCGGGCGGCCTCGACCACTCCCGGCCAGTGGGCGGCGCCGAGGAGCACCGGGTGGCCGCGCCTGCCGTCGTACGCCGCCGACACGAGGGCGGTCTCGTCGGTGAAGGCGTCCAGCACCCGCGCGTACGCCTCGGGCCCGATACCCGGCTGATCGACGAGGCTCACGAGAGCGGCGCGCGCATCCGTACCCCCGAGGGAGTGCAGCCCGGCCCGCAGGGAGGACCCCATCCCTTCGCCCCAGCCGGGGTTGTCCACGAGCACACATCCGCTCAACTCGGCGTGTACCCGCACCTCTTCGGCCCCCGCCCCGAGCACCACATGCACCCGGTCACATCCGGCCTCCCGCAGACCACGGGCGGCCCGCTCGACCAACAGCACCCCGCCATGCCGCAACAGAGCTTTCGGCCGCCCGCCCAGCCTCCGCCCACCTCCGGCGGCCAGCAGGAGCCCGGCGACTTGGAGGTGGCGGAGGGCTCGGTCGGGTGTCATGGGACCAGGATGCCGGGATGTGGGCCGGTGCGGGGGCATCTGGCGACCTTCGGCGTCCGTCGACCCGCCCCTATGACGTGCGACAACACCCCTGGCGGAACCCTCTGAACACCCCCTCGTCCGCTAAGGCCCCGCGGCTCCAGTGGCTGGCACCCTTGACTCGTGGCGGAGCGGGCGACGAGACTCCTTCAACAGAACGTTGAAGTCCGTTACGTGGGCGTTAATACCGTTTCTCGGGTGTGAACGGCGGAGAGGGGTTCGGGTGTCCGAGGACGTCGAGCTGGCGCTGCGGTCCAGGCGGGTCGTCACCCCGGAGGGGGTGCGGGCCGCGACGGTAACCGTCGCCGACGGGACGATCACGGCTGTCCTGCCGTACGAGGCGGGGGTTCTGGCCGTCGAGCTGGGGGACGACGCGCTGCTGCCCGGCCTGGTCGACA comes from the Streptomyces seoulensis genome and includes:
- a CDS encoding nucleotidyltransferase family protein; translation: MTPDRALRHLQVAGLLLAAGGGRRLGGRPKALLRHGGVLLVERAARGLREAGCDRVHVVLGAGAEEVRVHAELSGCVLVDNPGWGEGMGSSLRAGLHSLGGTDARAALVSLVDQPGIGPEAYARVLDAFTDETALVSAAYDGRRGHPVLLGAAHWPGVVEAARGDQGARAYLKQHSAEIRLVECGDVADPYDIDTGADLGRLRPGGAH